The following are encoded in a window of uncultured Sphaerochaeta sp. genomic DNA:
- a CDS encoding fructose-6-phosphate aldolase has protein sequence MDLLLDSADLSAIAHALEHYPIKGVTTNPTMLSTIEGGAVLSHLRRIREMIGEERDLHIQVMSCDESTMIKEAHYLVSQLGEKTCIAVPVTECGLKVIKQLSSEGIAVTGTTVFSTMQGILAMLSGARYIAVFYDRMLNLDIDAKRVIKELSGFLWTNTSTTQVLAASFRNISEVTSAYANGAGVCTVRPELLSTGLAMPSISQAVDDFSRDWKAVFGEKTLLEL, from the coding sequence ATGGATCTACTACTCGATAGCGCCGATCTTTCGGCAATTGCACATGCTTTGGAGCATTACCCTATCAAAGGGGTAACCACCAACCCCACCATGCTCAGCACCATTGAAGGAGGCGCCGTTCTCTCCCACTTGAGACGTATCAGAGAGATGATCGGGGAAGAGCGGGATTTGCATATCCAGGTCATGAGTTGTGATGAGTCCACCATGATCAAGGAGGCCCATTATCTAGTCTCTCAGCTTGGTGAGAAAACCTGTATTGCCGTTCCTGTTACCGAGTGTGGCTTGAAGGTGATCAAACAACTCTCCTCAGAAGGGATTGCTGTCACCGGGACGACCGTGTTTTCCACCATGCAAGGCATTCTGGCCATGCTCAGTGGAGCCCGCTATATTGCAGTATTCTATGATCGGATGCTCAATCTGGACATCGACGCAAAACGCGTGATCAAGGAACTATCCGGGTTCCTTTGGACAAATACCAGCACAACCCAGGTTCTTGCTGCGAGTTTCAGGAACATCAGTGAGGTTACCAGTGCCTACGCCAATGGAGCCGGGGTGTGCACGGTCCGTCCAGAGTTGCTTTCAACCGGACTGGCGATGCCCTCGATCAGCCAGGCAGTTGATGATTTTTCCAGAGATTGGAAAGCTGTTTTCGGGGAGAAAACTCTGTTGGAGCTTTAG
- a CDS encoding carbohydrate-binding protein, whose translation MKIMILDANETILASSRKSGYGVSLVYKEAYQEGDQVVLEVDEPGIYLIQLDETLGTHPLYLEKEASFSIPVSEVKRTCYSPYAFQGSRHLLTLSHVDSLPRRNLACNPYDHHETKGLFPHASANVETRGEMVFAARNAIDGIFANEYHGEYPWTSWGINQDPKAELHIDFGRPVIIDEVRLTLRADWPHDSWWSDATLIDSDGDITHLSLEKSSLPQRFPVQQKTITCLTLCNLKKADDPSPFPALTQIEVYGTEG comes from the coding sequence ATGAAAATCATGATTCTTGATGCAAATGAAACAATACTTGCTTCGAGCAGGAAAAGTGGATATGGAGTTTCCCTGGTCTATAAAGAAGCATACCAAGAGGGAGACCAAGTCGTTCTGGAAGTAGATGAACCTGGTATATATCTCATACAGCTTGATGAGACACTAGGAACCCATCCTCTCTATTTAGAGAAGGAAGCCAGCTTCAGTATTCCTGTCTCAGAAGTCAAGCGTACGTGCTACAGCCCATATGCCTTCCAAGGGTCGAGACACCTCTTGACACTCAGCCATGTAGATAGCCTGCCGCGTAGGAATCTTGCATGCAATCCATATGATCATCATGAGACGAAAGGTCTCTTCCCTCATGCAAGCGCCAACGTTGAAACCCGCGGGGAAATGGTCTTTGCTGCCAGGAATGCAATCGATGGTATCTTTGCCAATGAGTATCATGGAGAATATCCATGGACAAGCTGGGGAATCAATCAAGACCCGAAAGCAGAGCTCCATATTGATTTCGGAAGACCGGTAATCATAGACGAGGTTCGTCTCACCCTTAGGGCAGACTGGCCACATGACAGCTGGTGGAGCGATGCAACGCTGATTGATAGCGATGGGGATATTACCCACCTGTCCTTGGAGAAATCATCATTGCCCCAACGATTCCCAGTCCAGCAGAAAACCATTACCTGTCTTACTCTCTGCAACCTGAAAAAGGCTGATGACCCTTCCCCATTCCCAGCACTTACGCAAATAGAGGTGTATGGGACAGAAGGATAA
- a CDS encoding VOC family protein yields the protein MQFHFAHNNFNVMDLDASLAFYKEALGLVEVRRKEASDGSFILVFLGDGSSKHQLELTWLKNWEKDSYNLGDNEFHLAFETDDLEGAREKHRAMDCIIYENKQMGIYFIVDPDGYWIEIVPEKK from the coding sequence ATGCAGTTTCATTTCGCTCATAATAATTTCAATGTCATGGATCTTGATGCATCCCTTGCATTCTATAAAGAGGCGTTAGGTCTTGTGGAAGTGCGGAGAAAGGAAGCCTCAGATGGTTCCTTCATCCTTGTTTTCCTGGGAGACGGATCTTCGAAGCACCAACTTGAGCTTACTTGGTTAAAGAACTGGGAGAAGGACTCCTACAACCTTGGAGACAATGAATTCCATCTTGCATTCGAGACCGATGACCTGGAAGGTGCACGGGAGAAACACCGTGCAATGGATTGTATCATTTATGAGAACAAGCAGATGGGAATCTACTTCATCGTTGACCCTGATGGGTACTGGATTGAAATCGTTCCTGAAAAGAAGTAA
- a CDS encoding electron transfer flavoprotein subunit beta/FixA family protein yields the protein MHSIVLIKQVPQTSDVQMDKETGTMIRSGSAAILNPLDVYALETALRIKDRSGGRVTVITMGPASAVKVLKESIAMGCDDVYHLNDRAFAGSDTWATSYVLAKAIEKVGLPDLVITGERATDGDTAQVGPAVASWLDLPVLSYVASIEQISNDSLIAERLIEEGYQRVSSPLPALLTVVKEIAEPRLPTLKGKKRAMATEIITWSASDLDTDPTFLGLKGSPTRVVKIETPKVSRQCSMVKVEDDASLHEAVEKLFTFLEERNLLGGRNA from the coding sequence ATGCACAGTATAGTTCTTATCAAGCAGGTCCCACAGACCAGTGATGTCCAGATGGATAAGGAGACCGGTACCATGATCCGTAGCGGTTCTGCTGCCATCCTGAATCCCTTGGATGTGTATGCCTTGGAAACGGCGTTACGAATCAAAGACCGCAGTGGTGGACGCGTGACGGTTATCACCATGGGGCCGGCAAGTGCTGTCAAAGTACTCAAGGAATCCATTGCCATGGGGTGTGATGATGTCTATCACCTGAATGACCGGGCCTTTGCCGGCTCCGATACCTGGGCAACGTCCTATGTACTGGCTAAAGCCATAGAGAAAGTTGGCCTTCCCGATCTGGTCATTACCGGGGAGCGGGCAACCGATGGTGATACTGCCCAGGTTGGACCGGCAGTGGCTTCATGGTTGGACCTTCCGGTTCTCTCCTATGTTGCATCAATTGAGCAAATTTCCAATGACTCCTTGATAGCCGAGCGTTTGATCGAGGAGGGGTACCAGCGAGTTAGCTCCCCTCTTCCTGCCCTCCTTACCGTGGTCAAGGAAATTGCCGAGCCTCGTCTTCCCACCCTCAAAGGAAAGAAACGTGCCATGGCCACAGAGATTATCACATGGAGTGCCTCTGATCTGGATACAGATCCAACTTTCTTGGGGCTGAAGGGGTCTCCCACCCGGGTGGTAAAAATTGAGACTCCCAAAGTAAGCAGGCAATGCAGCATGGTGAAGGTAGAGGATGATGCTTCGCTTCATGAGGCAGTCGAGAAGCTCTTCACCTTCCTTGAGGAACGTAATCTGTTAGGAGGACGCAATGCATGA
- a CDS encoding Gfo/Idh/MocA family oxidoreductase has translation MDKIGVAIIGSGGIAKAHVKGFLALGHLCEIRALCDSYPSKAEMLAQQYDLSGSVAITKDYHELLSRDDIHLVSLCLPPSLHCKVTVDFLEAGKHVIVEKPMAPSLADCDQMIEAQKRSGKILSVISQNRFKTAAIRVKQLLDEGVLGRVLLARVNSMWWRGSAYYDLWWRGTYEKEGGGCTLNHAVHQIDMLQWLIGVPDQVVSVMNNVGHSNSEVEDVSLSILSFPNMVAEVNSCLVDHDEKQAFFLATEKASIGIPWYVKSAKQLPNGFIQPNPETEAELNALYESLPSLKTEGHEAQLENVLQAVLHGTEPLVTGEEGRKAVQLISAMYKSATEHMSVSLPLAKDDPFYTTEGMRARLVRYNRKLKSVENLEESGEISLGTMGR, from the coding sequence ATGGATAAAATTGGTGTAGCCATCATTGGCTCTGGTGGCATTGCAAAAGCACACGTGAAGGGGTTTCTTGCGTTGGGGCATCTCTGCGAGATAAGGGCTCTCTGTGATTCTTATCCGTCGAAGGCTGAAATGTTAGCACAACAATATGATCTCAGTGGTTCAGTTGCCATAACCAAGGACTATCATGAGCTTCTATCTCGTGATGATATTCACCTCGTATCGCTTTGCTTACCTCCAAGCCTGCATTGTAAGGTTACCGTTGATTTTCTGGAAGCTGGAAAGCATGTCATTGTTGAGAAACCGATGGCTCCCTCCCTTGCTGACTGTGACCAGATGATCGAGGCCCAGAAGAGAAGTGGTAAGATTCTCTCGGTAATCAGCCAGAATCGATTCAAAACTGCTGCCATACGTGTGAAACAGCTCTTGGATGAAGGCGTATTAGGCAGGGTGCTCCTAGCCCGTGTGAACTCAATGTGGTGGCGTGGATCTGCCTATTACGACCTCTGGTGGCGAGGGACGTATGAAAAGGAGGGTGGGGGTTGTACGCTCAACCATGCTGTGCACCAGATTGATATGCTCCAATGGCTTATAGGGGTGCCTGACCAGGTTGTGTCGGTCATGAACAATGTGGGGCATAGCAATAGTGAGGTTGAGGATGTCTCCCTCTCAATCCTTTCTTTCCCGAATATGGTGGCTGAGGTAAATTCCTGTTTGGTCGATCATGATGAGAAACAAGCATTCTTCCTTGCCACTGAGAAAGCCTCAATCGGTATTCCTTGGTATGTGAAATCAGCCAAACAGTTGCCTAATGGGTTTATCCAACCCAATCCTGAGACTGAGGCGGAACTGAATGCATTATATGAGTCGCTTCCTTCGCTTAAAACGGAAGGGCATGAAGCACAGTTGGAGAATGTTCTCCAAGCAGTGTTGCATGGGACAGAACCGCTGGTAACAGGAGAAGAAGGAAGAAAGGCTGTACAGCTGATTAGTGCAATGTACAAATCTGCAACCGAGCATATGAGTGTCTCATTGCCTCTTGCGAAGGATGATCCTTTCTATACCACTGAGGGAATGCGTGCAAGGTTGGTGCGGTACAACAGAAAGCTTAAGTCAGTAGAGAATCTTGAGGAGTCTGGCGAGATCAGCCTAGGGACGATGGGAAGGTAA
- a CDS encoding FAD-binding oxidoreductase → MNTSYTAITPSILEELKAIVGEHNLYTDTGRIENYSHDETSKEQFSHMPEVVLTPISTEQISAVMKLADRYTIPVTPRGAGSGLSGGAIPIHGGIVLSVEKMNKVLEIDEANLTVTAEAGIVTNELNEQLKQSGLFFAGYPMSLETCFLGGNIAENAGGGKAVKYGVTGRYILGMEVVTPQGEVVQLGGKVTKDVSGYDLKQLYIGSEGTLGIITKATIRLLGVPTSASNLLVPFRTAQDAISVVPLIMKQGIIPTSIEFMDRSSLEMSCSYLNESLPLEGVGAMLLIEIDGTDERQVEHDLIQVGDLCSDHKAMEVYIAEDATTRERIWSIRRNIAEAIKVYSPVQSLEDVVVPIGSIPLVIPRLEQLSSKYNIRIPCYGHAGDGNLHATLVKNPDSTMEEWLEMEPRLLSEFYAFIVKELGGKISGEHGIGLKRRSFFKDVTPEAEYQLLCAVKQALDPKNIMNPGKILL, encoded by the coding sequence ATGAATACCAGCTATACAGCAATTACCCCATCCATTCTTGAGGAGTTGAAGGCAATCGTAGGGGAGCATAACCTCTATACCGACACAGGGCGAATTGAGAACTACAGTCATGACGAGACCAGCAAGGAACAGTTCAGCCATATGCCTGAGGTGGTGCTTACCCCCATCTCTACTGAGCAGATTAGTGCAGTCATGAAGTTGGCTGACCGGTACACCATACCGGTAACTCCACGTGGTGCAGGCTCTGGTCTCTCTGGTGGTGCGATTCCAATTCATGGGGGAATTGTGCTCTCGGTTGAGAAGATGAACAAGGTGCTGGAGATTGATGAGGCTAACCTTACCGTGACCGCTGAAGCAGGTATTGTAACCAATGAGCTGAACGAACAGCTCAAACAGTCAGGCCTCTTCTTCGCCGGCTATCCAATGAGCCTGGAGACATGCTTTCTTGGAGGTAATATTGCGGAGAACGCTGGAGGTGGAAAAGCGGTGAAATACGGGGTTACCGGGCGCTATATCCTCGGTATGGAGGTCGTCACTCCTCAGGGAGAAGTGGTCCAACTGGGAGGAAAGGTGACCAAGGATGTCAGTGGTTATGATCTCAAGCAACTGTATATTGGTTCAGAGGGTACCCTCGGCATCATCACCAAGGCAACCATCCGTCTCCTTGGCGTTCCCACCTCTGCCTCTAATCTCTTGGTTCCTTTTAGGACTGCCCAGGATGCCATCTCTGTCGTTCCCCTGATCATGAAACAAGGGATCATACCCACCAGTATCGAGTTCATGGACAGAAGTTCGCTTGAGATGTCCTGTTCGTATCTTAATGAGAGTCTTCCCCTGGAAGGAGTGGGAGCGATGCTGCTTATCGAGATTGATGGTACTGATGAAAGGCAGGTTGAACATGATCTCATCCAGGTTGGAGATCTCTGTTCCGATCATAAAGCGATGGAGGTCTATATCGCTGAGGATGCTACAACCAGGGAAAGAATCTGGTCTATCAGACGGAATATTGCCGAGGCCATCAAGGTCTACAGTCCTGTTCAGAGCCTGGAAGATGTGGTTGTTCCCATCGGTTCCATTCCCTTGGTGATCCCTCGTCTCGAGCAACTTTCCAGCAAATACAACATAAGAATTCCTTGTTATGGCCATGCAGGAGATGGTAACCTGCATGCAACATTGGTGAAGAATCCCGATAGTACCATGGAGGAGTGGTTGGAGATGGAACCACGGTTGCTTTCCGAGTTCTATGCATTTATTGTCAAGGAACTTGGAGGGAAGATCAGCGGGGAGCATGGTATTGGGTTGAAGAGGAGGTCGTTCTTCAAGGACGTGACTCCAGAGGCGGAGTACCAGCTGCTGTGTGCAGTAAAGCAGGCGCTTGACCCAAAGAACATCATGAATCCTGGGAAGATTCTCCTATAA
- a CDS encoding Gfo/Idh/MocA family oxidoreductase — MQKMDGQQYAPEGKPQPVCKRGEFVVGVIGLDHGHIYGMCNGLFEAGADIAFVYDTDAKKITSFQEKFPSAKQAASKEEVLENPSVQLIASAAIPSSRGPLGLEVLDHGKDYFSDKPPFTTQEQVAEARRKVAETGRKWFVYYSERLHVEAAVYAEKLLIDGAIGDIVSIRGWGPHRLSAKSRPDWFFDKEKYGGILVDIGSHQLEQILQFSGAEDATLISSRVGNLYHREYPGLEDYGDACFTASNGIPCYFSLDWYTPDGLGTWGDGRMFIVGTKGYIELRKYIDVAASKEGDHVILVDGEGEKHFHVGGKVGFPYFGRLIRDSLDRTETAMKQEHTFRAIELAIEAEQKAVRIR, encoded by the coding sequence ATGCAGAAAATGGATGGACAGCAGTATGCCCCTGAGGGCAAGCCACAACCGGTTTGCAAGAGGGGGGAGTTCGTTGTTGGGGTTATTGGGCTTGATCATGGCCATATCTATGGGATGTGTAATGGGTTATTTGAAGCAGGGGCTGATATTGCCTTTGTGTATGACACAGATGCAAAGAAAATAACATCCTTCCAGGAAAAGTTCCCTTCGGCAAAGCAGGCAGCTTCTAAAGAGGAGGTGCTCGAGAATCCATCAGTCCAGTTGATTGCCAGTGCTGCGATTCCCTCAAGCCGCGGTCCCTTGGGACTGGAGGTGCTTGATCATGGAAAGGATTACTTCTCAGACAAACCTCCCTTCACCACCCAGGAGCAGGTAGCCGAGGCTCGAAGAAAGGTTGCAGAGACTGGTCGCAAGTGGTTTGTTTACTACAGCGAAAGGCTCCATGTTGAAGCGGCTGTCTACGCTGAAAAACTTCTAATTGACGGAGCAATAGGTGATATTGTCTCAATTCGTGGTTGGGGACCTCATCGTCTCTCTGCGAAGAGTAGACCAGATTGGTTCTTCGACAAGGAGAAGTACGGGGGTATCCTGGTAGATATCGGCAGTCATCAACTGGAGCAGATTCTTCAGTTCAGTGGTGCAGAGGATGCCACATTGATCTCCAGCAGGGTGGGAAATCTTTACCACCGGGAGTATCCAGGACTGGAAGATTATGGTGATGCCTGTTTTACCGCTAGCAATGGGATTCCCTGCTACTTCTCTCTCGATTGGTACACTCCCGATGGTTTGGGCACCTGGGGAGATGGCCGAATGTTTATTGTGGGCACCAAAGGATACATAGAGCTACGCAAATATATCGATGTTGCTGCCTCAAAAGAGGGCGATCATGTGATTCTGGTAGATGGAGAGGGCGAAAAGCATTTTCACGTGGGTGGAAAAGTTGGGTTCCCGTATTTTGGTCGCCTGATTCGAGACAGCCTTGACCGCACGGAGACTGCTATGAAACAGGAGCATACCTTTAGGGCAATAGAGTTGGCCATTGAGGCTGAGCAGAAGGCGGTGAGGATTCGTTAG
- a CDS encoding AraC family transcriptional regulator encodes MIDSILSDTSYFWEPTMQLKVIKRDPEIPYRLHSHEFNELVFVVSGRGINFTKNEQQPLQEGSIFFIPPGVEHGYKDVENLVLYNIIYARNLLGRKFLDLPSLPGYCSIFMETQKIPYLLLSPSQTAELIPLIQMMEKEADDQSYGSGSRPLALAYLIELIISLSRIWDQTPRETNQGTRRLWEVISYMDQHLDTSLATEELVEVANMSTSTLNRLFKQSTGLSPIEFHIHKRVAHACTLIQKRGLSMSQISEACGFKDPNYFSRQFRKVMGMSPKQYQRIFTSRFT; translated from the coding sequence ATGATTGATTCCATCTTGTCAGACACCTCGTACTTTTGGGAACCTACCATGCAATTGAAGGTCATCAAGCGTGATCCGGAAATTCCTTACCGGTTGCACAGCCATGAGTTCAATGAATTGGTATTCGTGGTAAGTGGGCGTGGGATAAATTTCACCAAGAATGAACAGCAGCCACTCCAAGAGGGATCGATTTTCTTCATCCCACCTGGTGTTGAACATGGATACAAGGATGTGGAGAACCTGGTACTCTACAACATCATCTATGCAAGAAACCTACTGGGAAGAAAATTTCTCGACCTACCCTCACTTCCTGGATACTGCTCAATCTTCATGGAAACCCAGAAAATCCCCTATCTCTTGCTCTCTCCTTCCCAAACTGCTGAACTCATCCCATTGATCCAGATGATGGAGAAGGAAGCTGATGACCAGAGTTATGGCTCTGGGTCCCGACCTCTGGCACTTGCCTATCTGATTGAATTGATCATCTCGCTCTCCCGTATTTGGGATCAGACCCCACGAGAAACCAACCAGGGAACCCGAAGACTCTGGGAAGTCATCTCCTATATGGACCAGCATCTTGATACCAGCCTCGCAACAGAGGAGCTGGTGGAAGTGGCCAATATGAGCACAAGCACACTGAACCGGCTCTTTAAGCAGAGTACCGGTCTCTCCCCCATTGAGTTCCACATCCATAAGCGTGTTGCACACGCCTGTACCCTTATCCAGAAACGTGGACTTTCCATGTCACAGATAAGTGAGGCGTGTGGTTTCAAGGACCCGAACTACTTCAGCAGGCAATTCAGGAAGGTAATGGGCATGAGCCCGAAACAGTACCAGAGAATTTTCACCAGCCGTTTCACCTAA
- a CDS encoding electron transfer flavoprotein subunit alpha/FixB family protein encodes MHEVWTISECHQGRVKDVSYELLARGRSLADTLKVRLGTVVIGSNVNADDLRRLSAQGADIIYLADDSSLSSFVCERYAEQLLRLIAEKEPQIIIAAATTSGRTLMPYVAVKAHAGLTADCTELAIEEGTGNLLQTRPAIGGNIMATIKTPNHRPQMATVRPRSSKPLEARNDRLFVVEEVAVSPKREKPSVEVLGLRALEGQGGSIEEADIVISGGKGLKKRDNFILIERLAKAFGAEVGASRDAVDRGWASYPHQVGLSGKTISPRLYLAAGISGAIQHLAGIKTAKCIVAINSDEQANILGLADFAIIGDLFQVLPEIEKRLEQRRKA; translated from the coding sequence ATGCATGAGGTTTGGACAATAAGCGAATGTCATCAGGGTAGGGTAAAGGATGTTTCCTATGAGCTATTGGCACGAGGGAGGTCACTTGCTGACACACTCAAGGTAAGACTAGGGACGGTAGTCATCGGTAGCAATGTCAACGCAGATGACCTGAGGCGTCTCTCCGCTCAGGGAGCCGATATCATCTACCTTGCAGATGATTCTTCGCTCTCCTCGTTTGTTTGTGAACGATATGCTGAACAACTTCTCCGCCTTATTGCTGAGAAGGAGCCACAGATCATCATTGCAGCAGCAACCACCTCTGGAAGAACCCTGATGCCCTATGTGGCGGTCAAGGCTCACGCTGGGCTTACAGCTGACTGCACTGAGCTCGCTATAGAAGAGGGAACGGGGAACCTCCTGCAGACCCGTCCAGCTATAGGTGGCAATATCATGGCAACCATCAAGACCCCGAATCACCGGCCGCAGATGGCCACCGTTAGACCACGCTCTTCCAAGCCGCTTGAAGCGAGAAATGACCGTCTTTTCGTGGTGGAAGAGGTAGCTGTATCTCCCAAGCGTGAAAAGCCGTCTGTTGAGGTATTGGGACTAAGGGCTCTGGAAGGCCAGGGTGGCTCCATCGAAGAAGCAGATATCGTCATCTCCGGGGGAAAGGGCCTTAAGAAACGGGATAACTTTATTCTGATCGAGCGATTGGCAAAAGCGTTTGGAGCGGAGGTTGGTGCGAGCCGGGATGCAGTGGACCGGGGCTGGGCTTCCTATCCTCATCAGGTTGGACTTTCAGGGAAGACCATCTCTCCTCGTCTCTATCTCGCTGCCGGTATCTCTGGGGCCATCCAACACCTCGCAGGTATCAAGACAGCCAAGTGTATTGTGGCGATAAACAGTGATGAGCAGGCCAATATCCTTGGTCTTGCTGACTTCGCCATCATCGGAGACCTGTTTCAGGTACTTCCTGAGATTGAGAAGCGCCTTGAGCAGAGGAGGAAGGCATGA
- a CDS encoding TetR/AcrR family transcriptional regulator — protein MAKKSKGTSKAEATKRLIFESALTLFKQKGFNQVSIQQITDYAGTAKGSFYTYFSTKSDIIVQEFWAIDAYYRSIEEEVLQEKDAALKLLKFTELQLTYVRDVIGVEMLKVLYANQVSNEGSTKVITDQSRFWHTFIRSIIEEGQQTGEFRKDRKSSYLAVLFNRAIRGLFLDWNISSAGFDLVEEGLAYCRSLLIPALQLRR, from the coding sequence ATGGCCAAGAAATCAAAGGGTACAAGTAAAGCTGAGGCAACCAAGCGCCTGATATTCGAGAGTGCCCTGACGCTCTTCAAGCAGAAGGGGTTCAACCAGGTTTCCATCCAGCAGATAACCGACTATGCAGGCACTGCAAAGGGGAGCTTCTATACCTATTTCTCCACGAAGAGTGATATAATTGTACAGGAGTTCTGGGCCATTGATGCCTACTATCGAAGTATTGAGGAAGAGGTATTACAAGAGAAAGATGCAGCTCTCAAGCTCCTGAAATTCACTGAGTTGCAGCTTACCTATGTACGTGATGTCATCGGGGTTGAGATGCTAAAAGTACTCTATGCCAACCAGGTGAGCAACGAGGGTTCTACCAAGGTCATTACCGACCAATCCCGGTTTTGGCATACCTTCATCAGGAGTATCATAGAGGAAGGACAACAAACTGGTGAGTTCAGGAAAGACAGGAAGAGCTCCTATCTTGCAGTGCTTTTCAATAGAGCTATCAGGGGGCTTTTCCTGGATTGGAACATCAGCTCAGCAGGATTTGATTTGGTCGAAGAGGGCTTGGCTTATTGCAGGAGCTTGTTGATTCCTGCCCTGCAGCTACGCCGGTGA
- a CDS encoding MBL fold metallo-hydrolase — MNCTFLGHSAFLVETDAYLLLFDYTKGTVSLPSDTKPLMVFASHRHADHYDSSIFSLADRKGHTVFFLSSDIPPTDIPFSCTINPMGPYEEDIVEGLVVKTLKSTDEGVAFVVEVEGKTIYFAGDLNHWHWEGESKQYNEEMADNYHKELALLPSHLDLAFVPVDPRLGSYYSLGAKDLVQKVSVDTLVPMHMWEDYSVCSKLQKELGDRVKEVILLDTVPQTWRI; from the coding sequence ATGAATTGTACATTCCTTGGGCACAGTGCCTTCTTAGTGGAAACGGATGCATATCTCCTGCTTTTTGATTACACCAAAGGCACAGTGAGCCTTCCCTCTGATACCAAGCCGTTGATGGTATTTGCAAGTCATCGGCATGCCGACCATTATGACTCGTCCATCTTCTCTCTTGCAGATCGGAAGGGGCATACCGTTTTCTTTCTCTCCTCCGATATACCTCCAACAGATATCCCATTCTCTTGTACCATCAACCCGATGGGCCCCTATGAAGAGGACATCGTTGAAGGCCTTGTAGTCAAGACACTCAAGAGTACCGATGAAGGGGTGGCCTTTGTTGTAGAGGTTGAGGGAAAGACCATCTACTTTGCCGGAGACCTGAACCATTGGCACTGGGAAGGGGAGAGTAAGCAGTACAATGAGGAGATGGCCGATAACTACCATAAGGAGTTGGCTCTTCTCCCTTCTCATCTGGACCTTGCCTTCGTACCTGTCGATCCTCGTTTAGGCTCTTATTACAGCCTAGGGGCAAAAGATTTGGTTCAGAAAGTGTCGGTAGACACGCTTGTTCCCATGCATATGTGGGAAGATTATTCAGTATGCAGCAAATTACAGAAAGAGCTCGGAGATCGTGTCAAGGAAGTCATTCTCTTGGATACGGTTCCACAAACATGGAGGATATAA